A window from uncultured Anaeromusa sp. encodes these proteins:
- a CDS encoding ribose-phosphate pyrophosphokinase, translating into MVLQGSEDICLFAGNSHPELAHEMASYMGIKVGDAFVGHFNNGETQVMIDQSVRGKSVFIVQPTCGPNINDHVMELLIMVDAVKRASARSVTAVVPYYAYARQDRKTRGREPISAKLMANLLTTAGVDRIITMDLHAGQIQGFFDIPLDHLPGVPILADYLKTKNLQDLVVVSPDLGGVTRARQLADRLHAPIAIIEKRRPMPGVAEVMNLIGNIDGKNAVMVDDIVDTAGSLTEGSRALQRLGAKSVLACCTHAVLSPPAVQRIKDSNIEELIITNTIPLPPEKKLDKIKVLSVAPMFGEAMIRIYKQLSVSSLFD; encoded by the coding sequence ATGGTATTGCAAGGCAGTGAGGACATTTGTTTGTTTGCGGGGAATTCCCATCCGGAGCTGGCCCATGAAATGGCTAGCTATATGGGGATTAAGGTAGGGGATGCCTTTGTAGGGCATTTTAACAATGGAGAAACGCAGGTCATGATTGACCAAAGCGTTCGAGGTAAATCGGTTTTTATTGTACAGCCTACTTGCGGACCCAATATTAACGATCATGTCATGGAACTGCTCATCATGGTGGATGCGGTGAAACGCGCCTCGGCTCGCTCGGTAACGGCGGTTGTGCCGTACTATGCATATGCGAGACAAGATCGCAAAACCAGAGGCCGGGAACCTATTTCGGCCAAATTGATGGCCAATTTGCTTACAACAGCCGGAGTGGACCGGATCATTACCATGGATCTTCATGCAGGTCAAATTCAGGGATTCTTTGATATTCCCTTGGATCATTTACCAGGGGTGCCGATTTTAGCAGATTATTTGAAAACAAAAAATTTACAGGACTTGGTAGTTGTTTCACCAGACTTGGGCGGGGTAACACGGGCGCGCCAGTTGGCAGACCGCTTGCATGCGCCGATTGCCATTATTGAAAAGCGCCGTCCTATGCCGGGCGTGGCGGAAGTAATGAACCTGATTGGCAATATTGACGGCAAAAATGCAGTCATGGTTGACGATATTGTCGATACGGCCGGCTCGCTGACGGAAGGATCCAGAGCGCTGCAACGCTTGGGCGCCAAGTCGGTTTTGGCTTGTTGCACCCATGCCGTGCTGAGCCCGCCAGCGGTACAGCGCATTAAGGACTCTAATATTGAGGAATTAATTATTACCAATACGATCCCCTTGCCGCCGGAAAAGAAATTGGATAAAATTAAAGTGCTGTCGGTGGCGCCTATGTTTGGAGAAGCCATGATTCGTATTTATAAGCAGCTTTCGGTTAGCTCCTTGTTTGACTGA
- the glmU gene encoding bifunctional UDP-N-acetylglucosamine diphosphorylase/glucosamine-1-phosphate N-acetyltransferase GlmU produces MGELVAVILAAGKGTRMKSALPKVLHEVGGKPMVQHVLDAARKAGCSRSVAIIGFGSEKVQTLLAGQAETVLQEEQLGTGHAVLQAQGILEGHRGSVLVLCGDTPLVTEETLQQLCEAHASAGAAATVLTAVMPDPTGYGRVIRNAAGDVVKIVEQKDANADELAVNEINTGMYCFDSTSLFQALQQVNCQNQQGEYYLTDVIGILGGQGKRVWAYSTEDHEATLGINSRQQLAQAEKILRRRKVNELMVAGVTVMDPDSTFVDADVSVGADTVLYPFTWLEGKTIIGGNCTIGPNTRLTDVQVGEGSTVHFTYAHECVLAEGVTVGPYVHLRPHTKLQAGVKVGNFVEVKNSVVGPGSKLPHLSYIGDTDMGGGVNIGCGTITVNYDGKKKHRTTIEDEAFVGCNSNLVAPVTVGAGAYVAAGSTITKDIPASALGVARARQANIDGWAAKRK; encoded by the coding sequence ATGGGGGAATTGGTAGCTGTAATCTTGGCAGCTGGCAAGGGGACCCGGATGAAATCAGCGTTACCGAAGGTTTTGCATGAAGTGGGCGGCAAACCTATGGTGCAGCATGTGCTGGATGCAGCTCGCAAGGCTGGGTGTTCGCGCAGCGTAGCTATTATCGGGTTCGGCAGTGAAAAAGTGCAGACCTTGCTCGCCGGTCAAGCGGAAACGGTACTGCAAGAAGAACAATTGGGAACCGGTCATGCCGTATTGCAGGCGCAAGGTATCCTGGAAGGGCACCGAGGTTCGGTGCTTGTACTGTGCGGCGATACGCCGTTGGTTACGGAAGAAACGTTGCAACAGCTTTGCGAAGCACATGCTTCTGCTGGTGCTGCGGCGACGGTTTTGACGGCTGTCATGCCGGACCCGACTGGATATGGGCGGGTGATTCGCAATGCAGCTGGCGACGTGGTGAAAATTGTCGAACAAAAAGATGCAAACGCGGACGAATTGGCAGTGAATGAAATTAATACAGGCATGTATTGTTTTGATAGTACGTCTTTGTTTCAGGCGTTGCAGCAGGTGAATTGCCAGAACCAGCAAGGAGAGTATTACCTGACTGATGTCATTGGCATCTTAGGCGGTCAAGGCAAACGTGTCTGGGCCTATAGTACAGAGGATCATGAAGCGACGCTTGGGATTAATTCCCGGCAGCAACTGGCGCAGGCGGAGAAAATTCTGCGTCGGCGCAAAGTGAATGAGCTGATGGTCGCGGGCGTGACTGTGATGGATCCGGACAGCACCTTTGTGGATGCCGATGTCAGTGTCGGCGCAGATACGGTGTTGTACCCGTTTACCTGGCTGGAAGGGAAAACGATCATCGGCGGCAACTGCACCATTGGACCTAATACGCGGCTGACAGATGTGCAAGTTGGCGAGGGCAGTACGGTACATTTCACTTATGCGCATGAATGCGTTCTGGCCGAAGGCGTGACAGTGGGGCCTTATGTGCATCTGCGTCCGCATACAAAGCTGCAGGCAGGCGTCAAAGTTGGGAACTTTGTGGAAGTGAAAAACTCGGTGGTGGGACCTGGCAGCAAGCTGCCGCATTTGAGTTATATTGGCGATACCGATATGGGCGGCGGCGTAAACATTGGTTGCGGTACGATTACAGTAAATTACGACGGTAAAAAGAAGCATCGTACAACGATTGAAGACGAGGCCTTTGTCGGCTGCAACAGCAACCTGGTGGCGCCGGTGACGGTAGGTGCCGGCGCTTATGTGGCGGCAGGCTCTACGATTACCAAAGACATTCCTGCCAGTGCTCTGGGCGTGGCCCGGGCGCGACAGGCGAATATTGACGGTTGGGCGGCAAAACGTAAATAG
- the purR gene encoding pur operon repressor has translation MEKVRRIERVVALTKLLVDMPSRLFPLSYFSERFGTAKSTLSEDMVTIKQALQQFGLGTLETVAGAAGGVRFLPRREGEREQAVLQELAFRLKEPERIIAGGFLYMTDLLFQPALMAQIGEVFMTRLAHLRPDYIMTVETKGIPLAFMTARAFDLPLVIVRQGSKVTEGPSVSINYVSGSTRRIQTMSLPKRALPVGARVLLIDDFMKAGGTAKGMADLAMEVGAEVVGTGVLIATAEPQRKLVEGYTSLLMLHEVDEWSKKIDIRPIE, from the coding sequence GTGGAAAAAGTACGGAGGATTGAGAGGGTGGTGGCATTAACCAAGCTTCTCGTAGATATGCCAAGCCGTCTTTTCCCGTTGAGCTATTTTAGTGAGCGTTTTGGCACGGCCAAATCAACGCTGAGCGAGGATATGGTGACCATCAAGCAGGCCCTGCAGCAGTTTGGTTTGGGCACGTTGGAAACCGTTGCTGGCGCAGCAGGGGGAGTTCGTTTTTTACCTCGCCGCGAAGGAGAGAGAGAACAGGCTGTTTTGCAGGAACTGGCTTTTCGGTTGAAAGAACCGGAACGCATTATTGCAGGCGGCTTTTTGTATATGACGGATTTGTTGTTTCAACCGGCGTTGATGGCGCAGATCGGGGAAGTTTTCATGACTAGGCTGGCTCATTTGCGGCCGGACTATATTATGACGGTGGAGACCAAGGGTATCCCGCTGGCTTTTATGACAGCCAGGGCGTTTGATCTGCCGCTGGTCATTGTGCGTCAAGGCAGTAAAGTAACCGAAGGGCCTTCGGTGAGCATTAACTATGTCAGTGGCTCGACACGGCGTATTCAAACCATGTCGCTTCCTAAGCGCGCGTTGCCTGTCGGGGCGAGAGTGCTTTTGATCGACGATTTTATGAAAGCCGGCGGTACGGCTAAAGGCATGGCTGATTTGGCGATGGAAGTAGGGGCGGAGGTAGTTGGCACTGGCGTGCTGATTGCGACAGCTGAGCCGCAGCGCAAGCTGGTGGAAGGCTATACAAGCTTGCTCATGCTTCATGAAGTAGACGAGTGGAGCAAGAAAATAGATATTCGTCCGATTGAATGA
- a CDS encoding GntR family transcriptional regulator: MERRLLPVKLDSYQPLREVVCETLREAIISGVLRPGERLMEIQLAEELGVSRTPVREAIRKLELEGFVIMIPRRGTYVADLSIKDINEVFEVRSALDSLANGLAAERITEEELEQMERLLVQIGACVDNGNMEKIVELDGQFHDILYRASRNDRLVGIINNLREQLTRFRTISMAYPGRLKKTIEEHTQLVEAIAARDVDLAQQLAVEHMANSEQTLLQDINERRQQQNKER, translated from the coding sequence ATGGAACGGAGATTGTTGCCGGTAAAATTAGATAGCTACCAGCCCTTGCGGGAAGTGGTGTGCGAGACATTACGGGAAGCGATTATTAGCGGTGTGTTGCGCCCGGGAGAGCGTTTGATGGAGATTCAGTTGGCGGAAGAGCTTGGCGTTAGCCGGACTCCGGTTCGCGAAGCGATTCGCAAGCTGGAGCTGGAAGGCTTTGTGATTATGATTCCGCGCCGCGGTACGTATGTGGCGGATTTGTCCATTAAAGACATCAATGAAGTGTTTGAAGTCCGTTCAGCGCTGGATTCGCTGGCCAATGGTCTGGCGGCGGAACGCATTACGGAGGAAGAGCTGGAGCAGATGGAGCGCTTGCTGGTGCAGATCGGTGCGTGCGTAGATAATGGCAATATGGAAAAAATTGTGGAACTGGACGGCCAGTTTCATGATATTTTGTACCGCGCCAGCCGCAATGACCGGCTAGTTGGCATTATCAACAATTTGCGGGAGCAGCTGACACGTTTCAGGACTATCTCCATGGCTTATCCGGGACGCTTGAAAAAGACGATTGAAGAACATACGCAGTTAGTGGAAGCCATTGCGGCGCGCGACGTCGATTTGGCGCAGCAATTGGCGGTAGAGCATATGGCCAACTCGGAGCAGACGTTGTTGCAGGATATCAATGAACGTCGGCAGCAGCAAAACAAAGAACGCTAA
- the ispE gene encoding 4-(cytidine 5'-diphospho)-2-C-methyl-D-erythritol kinase, whose translation MSETVVLQGNAKINLSLDVLGKRPDGYHEVSMVMQSVSLADEIILQEAKDISLTVDVPGLEADSRNLAWRAAELVRQKCAIAKGVAITLKKKIPLAAGLAGGSADAAAVLRGVNKLWQAGLTQQELLELGAQLGSDVPFCLLGGTRLATGRGTELEELPAMPVCGVVLAKLPMAVSTAWVYGHFAAARVKQRPDLLGLKTALQKGSLEGIASRLCNVLESVTISEHPEIQKLKDDMLRQGAKASLMSGSGPTVFALTENEEAAGDVAERLRSSWGDRVSIFTAKTVRKVDGE comes from the coding sequence ATGAGTGAAACGGTAGTTCTTCAAGGAAACGCCAAGATTAATCTTTCTCTTGATGTGCTGGGCAAGCGTCCGGACGGGTATCATGAAGTATCTATGGTTATGCAGAGTGTTAGTTTGGCGGATGAAATCATTTTGCAAGAGGCAAAAGATATTTCACTGACAGTAGACGTCCCCGGCTTGGAAGCGGATTCAAGAAACTTAGCTTGGCGTGCGGCGGAGCTTGTGCGGCAGAAATGCGCTATTGCTAAAGGCGTAGCCATTACATTGAAAAAGAAAATTCCGTTAGCGGCTGGTTTAGCTGGAGGCAGCGCCGATGCAGCGGCTGTCCTACGCGGTGTGAATAAGCTATGGCAGGCGGGGTTGACGCAGCAGGAGCTTTTGGAATTAGGAGCTCAGCTGGGCTCGGATGTACCCTTTTGCCTCTTAGGCGGCACACGTCTTGCGACTGGCAGAGGAACGGAACTGGAGGAATTGCCGGCGATGCCTGTTTGCGGCGTTGTTTTGGCAAAGCTGCCTATGGCAGTTTCAACAGCCTGGGTTTATGGTCATTTTGCGGCGGCTAGGGTAAAGCAGAGGCCAGACTTGTTAGGGTTGAAAACGGCGCTGCAAAAGGGGAGCTTAGAAGGTATAGCTTCGCGGCTGTGCAATGTTTTAGAATCGGTCACGATTAGTGAACACCCGGAGATTCAAAAATTGAAGGACGATATGCTGCGCCAGGGCGCGAAGGCTTCCCTGATGTCCGGCAGCGGCCCAACAGTATTTGCTCTGACAGAAAACGAAGAGGCAGCTGGTGACGTAGCAGAGCGGCTCCGTAGTAGCTGGGGCGATAGAGTCTCTATTTTTACAGCAAAGACAGTGAGGAAAGTGGATGGTGAGTGA
- a CDS encoding chemotaxis protein CheW has product MEEVQANQELKLDELQMVIFRLANEEYALPITKVQEINRLVPITKMPQTPSFVEGIINLRGRIIPVLDMRKRFQLEAGAYNDDTRIIIVEVSGQTIGVIVDAVAEVIRLSQSDIEPPPPSFVLDAKYIQGVGKVDGRLLILLEIDSIITSDEEIMLKQINA; this is encoded by the coding sequence ATGGAAGAAGTGCAAGCTAATCAAGAACTGAAGCTCGATGAACTGCAGATGGTGATCTTCCGTTTGGCCAATGAGGAATATGCTTTACCCATTACCAAAGTGCAAGAGATCAATCGTTTAGTGCCGATTACCAAAATGCCGCAGACTCCTTCCTTTGTGGAAGGAATCATTAATTTACGAGGACGCATTATTCCTGTTTTGGACATGCGCAAGCGGTTCCAACTAGAAGCAGGAGCCTATAACGACGATACTCGTATTATTATCGTGGAAGTATCTGGACAGACTATTGGCGTGATTGTTGATGCGGTAGCTGAGGTGATTCGGCTGTCGCAATCGGACATTGAACCGCCGCCGCCATCCTTTGTGTTGGACGCGAAATACATACAAGGCGTTGGCAAGGTGGACGGGCGGTTGCTCATTTTATTGGAGATTGACAGTATCATTACCTCTGACGAAGAAATTATGCTGAAGCAGATTAACGCATGA
- the rsmA gene encoding 16S rRNA (adenine(1518)-N(6)/adenine(1519)-N(6))-dimethyltransferase RsmA has protein sequence MLNLKPVIANKDVTLHILKRFGIRMSKKLGQNFLVDPSVVAGIVKAAGIQEQDVVLEIGPGIGTLTQGLAETGAKVVAVELDRHLLDVLAHTLEGYENVRIVHGDILKIDILQEVGCGPFKVVANLPYYITTPIIMELLEARLPIDYMVTMVQKEVAERMAAEPGSKAYGALSVAVQYYTKPHVLMIVPPRSFIPAPAVDSAVICCERREKPAVEVEDEALFFRVVKAAFGQRRKTLANALKAGGFPQEQLQLVLAKAGIDAMRRGETLSLDEFAAIANGLFAQKRTEEKL, from the coding sequence TTGTTGAACCTGAAGCCTGTCATTGCGAATAAAGATGTGACTTTGCATATTCTGAAACGCTTTGGCATTCGTATGAGTAAGAAACTTGGACAAAACTTTTTGGTGGATCCCTCAGTGGTGGCTGGTATCGTCAAAGCTGCAGGCATTCAAGAACAAGATGTAGTATTAGAAATTGGCCCTGGAATCGGCACCTTGACGCAAGGCTTAGCCGAGACAGGCGCTAAGGTAGTTGCCGTAGAATTGGACCGGCATTTGTTGGACGTCTTGGCCCATACCCTGGAAGGGTATGAAAACGTCCGGATTGTGCATGGAGATATTCTTAAAATCGATATTCTACAAGAAGTAGGCTGCGGCCCGTTTAAGGTAGTAGCCAATCTTCCCTACTACATCACAACGCCCATCATCATGGAGTTGCTGGAAGCGCGCCTTCCCATCGACTACATGGTGACAATGGTGCAAAAAGAAGTGGCCGAACGCATGGCGGCCGAACCGGGGAGCAAGGCCTATGGTGCGTTGTCGGTGGCGGTGCAGTATTATACCAAACCGCATGTGCTGATGATAGTACCGCCCAGGTCTTTTATTCCCGCACCGGCTGTAGACTCGGCAGTCATCTGTTGCGAACGTCGGGAAAAACCGGCTGTCGAAGTAGAGGATGAAGCCTTATTTTTCCGCGTAGTAAAAGCGGCCTTTGGCCAAAGGAGAAAAACCTTGGCCAATGCCCTAAAGGCCGGAGGATTTCCTCAGGAACAGCTTCAATTGGTATTGGCAAAAGCCGGTATCGATGCTATGCGGCGAGGCGAGACTCTTTCATTAGATGAATTTGCTGCTATTGCTAATGGTCTATTCGCTCAGAAACGTACCGAAGAGAAATTATGA